Below is a genomic region from Augochlora pura isolate Apur16 chromosome 2, APUR_v2.2.1, whole genome shotgun sequence.
AAcagattattcaattttctattcagCACATTCATGTGCTAAGTATTGCAAAAAATACATGAATAATGCCAATAGTTATATTCTACCTGAGTGAAATGAAACCAGCACCCATGTATGGTAACCGTGGGGAATTGTGCTTGTACACTCTCTATAGCAGCCCTCTCGTAATCCAACATGACAGTTTCTAAGTTGTCTTGCAATCGTGGAACAAGAGAAACTATTTTTCTCCATATTGCACTGTACATTGACTTAGTACGACATtcacataaaacaaaaatgacaCCGATTCCCTGTAAATTAACATCATCTTTTAATCTGATAATGTGTGGTAAGCGTAATGGAAATTATCAACAATGGTATACCGTGTCATTGTAACGTATGTGTACAGTGTAGAGTTGATGAAAGAGAGGAATTCGTAGTACCACCTAATAAGAGATGGAAAATGATCAAAATGTAGAGACTTTCTTCACTTAAAAGGTATTAATCAAGTAAATGGTTTATCTTAAATACTTACAGAAAAAGTACCATccatatatatttctttggcATTTTCTAATGCAGTCAGCAATGTAGTATTAGAGAAAATTAGTGCGTATTTGTTATCATTCGAGATTGCACATCCCTTGTAAATTTCATTGAGGacatcataattttttaatatttcgtgtGCACTCTGCACAGTTTTTGGCAAACCTGATcgtgattttatttgttgctGCATCAGAATTTGTACGACAAATATTGTCAAAGATATCCTTATTATTTACTGAAGAATTTTTAGTACATTCCTCTAGCAtggttgattttaattttaatacttctgCACAGCGCGGCTCGTTAGGATGATTGTGTCtttttcgtagaaaataatgatcatctttttcaattaatgtcaatatacatttgtttgtttgACGACTAGAACAACGATAGCTCTTCGGATTCTTAGAATCtctattataagaatattctTCGTAAACGCGCGTATACAANNNNNNNNNNNNNNNNNNNNNNNNNNNNNNNNNNNNNNNNNNNNNNNNNNNNNNNNNNNNNNNNNNNNNNNNNNNNNNNNNNNNNNNNNNNNNNNNNNNNATGTAtgttgacttaaatatttttcaaatgttaaaaaagatttttttgaaacattacaaacatatttgtaaagtcatttaaataaaccatgtggtatagaattggaaaaataaaatgtgttttacgaaaaaaaagcTTAGACTCCAACGGGACTTGAACCCGAGCCGTACGCTCTAACCATTGCGCTAACCGACTGATTTGTAATGAGCGGAAACATTTCGGCATACATtgcgctcgttacaatttttttgctcgcttaattcacattttcaaggttaaaaaattatttgtgtcgttgcaataacgtttaaaattacttaatccacactcgcggtaatctagaaaagtagtagcttcattctgacagcaaaaaacatcgacacattgggttttcatttttttttacgatgTTGCAGGttagcaaaaaatctgagaaaaattgagtacacgagtcGTGATAGTAtcttatcagggaattaatataaaagttttgaatataatataaaagtgagaaatcttcaattttccgattttttgggggtttttcatttttgataatcacagcttgcaaatgaaaaatctgaaaaagttctataacatgcggcttaatgtctaaaataagccatatttttttcaaaattttagaaagccgctaaaggtggaaaaatgccggaaaaccgcaaaatctaatttaccctgtaactaccctcacggacaagttacagggttaaaattttacacggaTGAGTTTttttggtcagctatcgaacggtgtatgactcattgaaaaacctctaagggcagttttgaccatcttaatcggctatgccctttgctGAGAAATGTAGTCGAGTGATTCCATGTAGCGAAAAGTGCAAGTCGAACAGGACGCCAAGGGTTTCAGATAGAGCGCCAAGTACCGATGCGCGATAAGAATAAGACTGCAAGGACGGTAAAATGAGACAAACTAAATTAATTGGTTTACGATGCGACTTGTTTTTTTGCACGTGGTTGGACTGATGTTGTACTGTCTAGCTCACTCGTTATTCTCTT
It encodes:
- the LOC144478251 gene encoding uncharacterized protein LOC144478251, with the translated sequence MQQQIKSRSGLPKTVQSAHEILKNYDVLNEIYKGCAISNDNKYALIFSNTTLLTALENAKEIYMDGTFSVVLRIPLFHQLYTVHIRYNDTGIGVIFVLCECRTKSMYSAIWRKIVSLVPRLQDNLETVMLDYERAAIESVQAQFPTVTIHGCWFHFTQVEYNYWHYSCIFCNT